The genomic stretch TAAAATTTCCGCCAGTACTTACAGCTTCGCTTATTCTCCAACAGTATGGCATTTCTAAGCGCCGTTTCTGGAAGTACCTAACAAACTTAGAGCTTATAAAGGAAGAGCGAGTGAGAGAAGAGCTGCGAGAAGCGTGCGATAAAGATCCTGTATATTCCCCGGCTTCGCTTGAAGCTCAGAGAAGGCGTGGCGAGGAAGTAGAAATTTACGTTAAAAAATGGCTAATCAGAAAAGGGTTAGACTTTGAGCGGCAAGAGCAATTGAAGAAGCGCTATAGGAAGACGCCCGACTTCCTTTTGAAATCTCCTCTTAAAATTGACCGGCTAAAAATCAACTGGGTAGAATGCAAAGCTAGTTTCTGCGATCCTATAGAATTTAAGAAAAGCGCTAGAAAGCAGTTTTTGCCGTATAGAAAGATGTTCGGCTCAGGGCTGGTAGTTTATTGGCTTGGTTACTTAGAAGATTTGAGATTTTTAAGGCGAGT from Candidatus Thermoplasmatota archaeon encodes the following:
- a CDS encoding TPD domain-containing protein, producing KFPPVLTASLILQQYGISKRRFWKYLTNLELIKEERVREELREACDKDPVYSPASLEAQRRRGEEVEIYVKKWLIRKGLDFERQEQLKKRYRKTPDFLLKSPLKIDRLKINWVECKASFCDPIEFKKSARKQFLPYRKMFGSGLVVYWLGYLEDLRFLRRVILKDRSYFVQ